GCCGCGACCAAGCCTCCGGTGTCGCGCCCGCCGACCACGATGCCGGTGTCTTTGGTGACGGTCTCTGGCGCGCCGCCGGAATCGCCTGCGACGACGGGCACCTCGCACGCCTGCGCCTCGAGGTAGACGATGCCCAGGCCCTCTACGTCGAGCCCCCCGCCGCGGGTGCGAGCCGGCATGGCGAAGACGTCCGCGGCGGCGACGATGTCCCGCAGCACGTCCCGCTCCACGGCGCCGGTGAAGGTGACACCCTCCACCCCGTCCGCGAGGCGCTCGAGCCGCTTGCGGTACGGACCCGATCCGACGATAACCAGCTGGGTGCCGGGCGCGTGTCGACGCACCTCGGGCAACGCCCGGATCAACTGATCCTGCCCCTTGCGGGCTACCAGGCGCGACGCGCAGACGATGAGCGGCGCCTCGCCCACGCCGAGCTGTTCCCGCGTCGCGCGGATGGCGCCTGGATGCGCGGGGCGGAAGTATTCCACGTCAACGCCGGACGGCAGCGCGATGTAGGTCGGTGCGTCGCCGAATGCGGGGCGAAGCCGGCCCAGCGTGTACTCGGAGATGTACGTGATCGTGTCCGCGCTGCGGCCGATTGCGCGCAAAGCTTGTCGCGAACCTGGCAGCATGGACCAGCCAACCTCGTGGCCGTGGGTGGTGGCTACAACGCGGCTTGCGCCGGCACGTTTCGCAGCTGCCCCCATCAACGCCAGGGGTGCCGCGGCGCCGAACCAGACGGTGTCAATGTTGTGTTCCGCGATGAGCGCTGCCATGCGTCTTGTGGTTGCAGGCGTGGGCAGCATAACCCGCCGTGGCCAGCGGACGATGGTGTACGGCTGCTGGGCATCCCAGTCGGCTGCTGCCTGCGCGTCCTGGGTGGAGGCGAATACCACGATGGCATCAGCGCCCTCGCGGCGCACGAACTGGTCCACATAGTCGCGCAGGTAGGACTGAATGCCCCCGACGGTCGGGGGAAAATCGTTGGTGACCAGCAGCACCGTCATGGCGCTAGTAGCGGACCGCCCCGGTGATCGGCATGGAGTTGTACGGAACAACCTGGATCGGGATCCCGTAGTCCGATGCGTGGACAATCATGCCGTCGCCGATGTACATGCCCACGTGGGTGGTGCCCGGGTAGTAGCCGATGATGTCGCCCGGCTGCAGCTGGCTCAGCGGCACCGGCATGCCGCCGGCGAGCTGCGCCTGCGACGTGCGCGGAATGCCCTTGCCGTTCTGCGCGTACGCCCACACCATGAGACCGGAGCAGTCGAACGCGTTCGGGCCGGTTGCGCCCCAACCGTACGGCTTGCCCAGCTGGGCCATCGCGGCGGAAACAACGCCGGAACCCGCGGCCGGCAGGATCATGCCGCTGACGTCAACCGGGTTGTCCTTGTTCACCCAGCGATCAAAGGATTCCGGGTTCAGGGCGTTTACCCTCGCCTCGATCAGGCGGACCTGCTCATCCAGCTCCTCGCGCTCACGTTCCAACTTCGCCCGTTTCGCGTCGAGCTCAGCCCGCTTGGCCTCTGCCTCCCCTACTGCCCTGGCAACTGCATCAGACCGCTCCACGGCGTCGCGGCTGGCCGCGTTGAGTCCGAGGATGGTGCGCTCTGCATTGCGGGACAGGGCGCCGAGATATGCCGCGCGGTCAATCGCTGCCTGGGGGCTGCCGGCATCGAGGGTGTTGAGCAGCAGCTCGGAATAGGTGTTGCGGTAGCGGGACTGCGCGATGCCGTTCACGTTGTGCTGGAAGCCGGCGCGCGCGCCGCTTGCGCGGTCTGCATCGCCGCGGGCGATGTCCGCTTGCGCCGTGAGCTCAGCAACACGCTTCTGCGCCTCCGCAATCTCATCCTCAAGGCCCTTCAGCTCTTCAACCTTCGCAGCTGCGTCATGGGAGATCTGCTCCATCTGGGCGATCATGTCATCAACGTCGTCGGCAAGCGCCGGCTGCGGAAGCAACGTCAACCAGACGCCGGCGGCCGAGATTGCGGCGATGCACTGCTTCGTCCGAGAGCTCTTGCGGTGTTTGCCCACGTGCGTTCCTTTACGTCCACGGCATGGAGCCTTTATAAAACCGTTACCACTATAGCCCCGCCCGAGCCGGGCGCAAAGACTTAGCTTTTTGCAGGTCAGCACGCAAAAACCCCACGCGTCACGGAAGTGGTTCCCGTGACGTGTGGGGTTTGGAGTGTGCGGAGCTTAGAAGCGGACCACAGAGTGGATCGGCATCATGTGCAGCGGACGGATCCCCACCGGGGTGCCACTGTTGAGAGCGTCGATTATCATGCCGTCGCCAATATAGATCCCGACGTGGGAAGCGCCGCCGTAGTACGCAACGATGTCGCCCGGCTGGATCTGGTCCAGCGGCACGCGGGTGCCGGCAGCTGCCTGTGCGGAGGAGGTACGCGGGATGGAGATGCCTGCCTGCGCGTAGACCCAGGAGGTGAAGCCGGAGCAGTCGAACGCGCTCGGGCCGGCAGCGCCGTAGACGTACGGGGCACCGATCTTGGTGCGGGCGATCTCCACGATGCGCTGACCCGTGGAGATCTGCGGAGCCGGAGCGACGACGGGTGCGGAGTACTGCTGCGCGGCGGCAACAGGTGCGTGCTGCGCCTGAACGTTATCCAGGAACGCGTTGAACGTCGGGAGGTTAGCCACGCCCGGCAGTGCCTTCGCGGCATCTACCGCTGCACGTACGTCAACGTTCGAGCTCTGGCCCGCGAGGGACGGGATCCACTGGTCGATGCCCGGGATGGCGGCGATGCCCGGCACGTTCTCAATGCCCGGGATCTCGGCGGCGATCGGCGTGTTGGGGATACGAACCTCAGCTGCCTGCGCGGAAGGAGCCAGCAGCGTTGCACCTGCGACCACAGCGGAAGCTGCGGCAACGGTGCGGGTTACGGTGCTGGTCTCCTGGCGACGGTGCTTAGCCACGAATTAGTCTCCATATCTCTCATCGCCTACCGGGTTAGCTGACGGGTTAGGCTTGAGATCAGCCCTGGCACATTCCGTGACGCGTACGCGCCATCCTTACTGCCATTCACCCCAGGAGATGCAGCCCTAGTTCTTAGCGGCTTGCGGGTGGTCCCCCGGCCCTTAGTTTCTGTGCCCCGGGTGGGGCGAGATTCCAAGAAGCGGCGTTATATGTTTTGTCTTCGTACCTTGCGGCAACGTTCGTTATCGCAATGTCTCGGACAGATTACGAAACGGCAACAACGATGTCCAGCCACCGCGCCGTTACACTTCCGTTACTTTGGAAACTTGCCCCAATCTGGGGGCAAATTCACGGGAGCACCACGCGTAACGACAATCACCCAGCTGATCTAACAGGCCCTTTACCTGGCGTTTTACCTTCACAGACCGGGAAACTGGTTTGGGCGCCGAAGCGTTTTTGCCCGCCAAACGCCGTTTCAGTGACCTTGCTCTCACGACTTGGTTTTACCAATACGTAATGAAAGCGAAAAGCCTCCCCGGTTCGAGCCGGGAAGGCTTTTCAGTGTGACGTGCGTGCAATGCACGCGCCGCGTGAGTTAGTGAGACGCGCTGTCAGTGACGGTTGCGTCACGGTCAGTGAGGTGCTTGCGCTGCTCAAGCTGGCGCAGGGTCTCAACCTCTTCGTGGTGGTACTGCTTCTGCAAGTCGCGGACACGCTCGGTAACACCGAGCTCTGCCGGGCTGAACGTACCGATCGTCTCGGAGTCTGCGAAGCCGAGCTGGTTCATCTGCTTCGGCACGCGGCCGCCGCCGTACTCCAGCGGGATCGGGTGGCCGTGCTCGTCCACCGGGCCGAGCGGCTGGTGGATTTCGACGAAAGCACCGTTCGGGAGCTTCTTGATGATGCCGGTTTCGATACCGTGCTCCAGCACCTCACGGTCGGAGCGCTGCAGACCGATGCAGAGGCGGTAGGTGATGAAGTACGCCAGCGGCGGCAGCACGATCAGGCCGATGCGGCCGAACCAGGTCATGGCGTTCAGCGAGATCTCGAAGAAGTGCGCCACGTGGTCGTTACCACCGGAGATGGTCAGCAGCAGGAAGAAGGTGATGCCCATAACGCCGATACCGGTACGGACCGGAACGTCGCGCGGACGCTGCAGCAGGTTGTGGTGAGCGTCGTCGCCCGTGACAGCCTTCTCGATGAACGGGTAGGAGATCAGCAGGATCACCATGACCAGTGCCATCAGGGCGACCCAGAAGGCACCCGGGATGGTGTAGTTGCCCAGGTAGAGCTCCCACGCCGGCATGACACGAGCCGCACCGTCAGTCCACAGCATGTACACGTCCGGCTGGGAACCAGCAGAAACCTGGGACGGGTTGTACGGGCCAAGGTTCCAGATCGCGTTGATGCTGGTCAGACCGGCCATACCAGCCAGGACACCGAAGACGATCATCATGAAGCCAACGGCCTTCACGGCGAACACCGGGAGGATGCGGATACCGACAACGTTGTTCTCGGTGCGGCCCGGGCCCGGGAACTGGGTGTGCTTCTGGAACCAGACCAGCAGCAGGTGTGCTGCGATCAGCGCCAGGATGATGCCCGGCAGGATCAGCACGTGGAGGATGTAGAAGCGGTCCAGCATCAGGTCGGACGGGAAGTCGCCGCCGAACAGTGCCCAGTGGATCCAGGTGCCGATGATCGGCACCGAGAGGATGATCGCGGACATGATTCGCAGACCCACGCCAGAGAGCAGGTCATCCGGCAGGGAGTAGCCCATGAAGCCCTCGATCATGCCGAGCAGGACCAGGGTGACACCAATGACCCAGTTCGCCTCACGCGGGCGGCGGAACGCACCGGTGAAGAAGATGCGCATCATGTGCGCGAACATGGACATCATGAACATCAGGGCTGCCCAGTGGTGCATCTGGCGGACAAACAGGCCGCCGCGCACGTCGAAAGACAGGTCCAGTGCAGTCGCGTAGGCACGCGACATCTCCACACCGTTCAGCGGGAGGTACGCGCCGTCGTAGATCACCTTGGTGATCGACGGGTCGAAGAACAGCGCCAGGTAGATACCGGTCAGCAGCAGGATGATGAAGCTGTACAGCGCCATCTCGCCGAGCATGAAAGACCAGTGGCTCGGGAAGACCTTGTTCAGCTGGGGCCGGAGGAACCCGGCCACTGTGTAGCGCGAATCAACGTTGTCCGCGGCTTTAGCTTGTTTCGTGCTCATTAGGACTTACGCTCCCAGAATGCCGGGCCGACGGGCTCAATGAAGTTGCCCTTGGCGATGAGGTAACCTTCGTCGTCGATTTCGATCGGCAGCTGCGGCAGTGCGCGTGCGGCCGGGCCGAAGATCGGCTTGCCGTACTGCAGTGCGTCAAACTGCGACTGGTGGCACGGGCAGAGAATGCGGTTCGTCTGCGCCTCGTACAGCGAGGTCGGGCAACCAATGTGGGTGCAGATCTTCGAGTAGGCGTAGTAATCGCCGTAGTGGAAGTCTTCCTGACCCTTGCGCTCGGTGACCTTGCGCGCATCCTGCGAGCGCAGGCGGATCAGCATGACCGCGTTGCGCGGGCCGTGGATCGAGTGCATGTGGTTTTCGTACACGTCGCGGTTCGGATCGTAGAGGTTGCCGTCGTTCACGTCCTCCTCGTACAGCGGGAAGATCGTTTCCATCGACGCTGCTGCCAGATCCTCCGGGCGCATGCGCACCAGGCGGGAAACGCCAGCGGTGGTGTAGTGATCGCCAGCAACACCGGAGTGCTTCTCGGCGATCGCACCAGTGTCGCGACCCAGGTAGATCTTGACGTTCTGCTCTGCCAGAGTCCAGCCGTGGGTCCACAGCGTGCCGTCACCGTTGTAGCCCAGCGGGTGGCGCTTTGCCCACGGGTTCTTGATCAGACCGCCGAGCGGAGCGATAACCATCAGGCCGGCGAGCACGCCGGCGGTGCCCAGGAGGCCCTTCATTGCCTTACGACGGCCGAGAGTGGAAGTCTCCCAAGCGTCGTTCAGCAGAGCGGTGGTGGTGCGGCGATCCAGCTCAGAGGAACGACCGTCGTGGCGGCGCTGCACCGAGATCTCTTCGGGGATGAACTTCTTGACGTACTGAATCATCGCGATGCCGAGGGAAGCAAAGGACAGTGCAGACGTCAGGCCGAGCAGCGGGGTGTACATGGTGTAGGTCCACAGACCCTCTTCACCATGGAACTTCGGCTGCCACGGCCAGAACAGGTAAACGCCGAGGAATGCGAGCGCGGAAATGATGGAGATTGCCAGCCAGACGTTGATGCCTGCTGCGGCAGCCTTCTCGCGCGGATCGCCCTCAACTGGGTAGCGCTCTTTGCGGTACGCCACCGTCACATCGTCGAGCTCGGTGCCAAGCGCAGCCAGCTCCGCATTGCTCATGCGGTCGAGCTCTTCAGTCGTGTAATTCTTCTTCACATCACTCATGAGCGGGATCCAATCCAAATAGCAGCTGCGGCCACAAGGGTCACACCAATCATCCACATAGCCATGCCCTCAGACACCGGGCCCAGTCCGCCGAGACCCCAGCCACCCGGGCTCGGGGTTTCCTTGGAGGACTTGATGAAGGCGATGATGTCGCGCTTCTCATCGGTGCTCAGCTGGCGGTCGGAGAACTTCGGCATGTTCTGCGGGCCGGTCAGCATGGCCTGGTAAATCTCCTGCTCGTTTGCAGGATCAAGCTCCGGGGCGTACTTACCGGAGGACAGTGCGCCACCACGGCCGGTGAAGCTGTGGCAGGAAGCGCAGTTCAGGCGGAACAGCTCGCCGCCGCGGGCGACGTCAGCCGGCTGAATGTTGCCGTCGTAGTTCTTGCCGCGCAGTTCTTCCATTGCCAGGGAGCCGTCCGGGTTGTAGATCAGCTCCGGGCCGCCACCGTTAGCAGCGACGTACGCTGCGAGAGCCAGCGCCTGGTTCTCGGTGTAGCGCGGGCGCTTACGCTCCGCCTGGGCGTCGTTGGACATCATCGGCATACGGCCGGAGTTGACCTGGAAGTACACAGCGCCTTCGCCGGTACCGATCAGAGACGGACCGCGGTCCGCCACACCCTGCAGGTTCGCACCGTGGCAGGTAATGCAGGCAACGTCGTACAGGTCCTTGCCCTCCTGGATCATCGCCTGCTCATCGCGGGCGGCGGTAGCCAACTGAGCGTTCGGAGCAAGTGCGGTGGCCAGGAAGCCGGTGCCGGTCAGGCCCAGAGCGAGGGCTGCTGCACCAGCAAACGTGCGCTGCGTCTTGCGGCGACTGCGCGCCTTGTGAGGTGTCTTTTCCATCATGTTCCCTTTCAGCAGCGTCTACTGGACGATGTACAGCGTGATGAACACGCCGACCCAGATGACGTCGACGAAGTGCCAGTAGTACGACGTCGCCATCGCAGCGGTTGCCTGAGCCGGGGTGAACTTGGACTTGGCAACACGAAGCATGACAACAATGAACGCGAGAATGCCTGCGGTCACGTGCGCCATGTGGAAGCCGGTGATGATGTAGAACACCGAGCCGTACACACTGGACTGGATGGTCACGCCGTGGTGGATCATCTCAGACCACTCGAACGCGACGAGGCCAAGGAAGATGACACCGAGCAAAATGGTTACACCGAACCACTTACGCAGGCCGTACACGTCACCTCGCTCCGCCGCGAACACGCCGAGCTGGGAAGTCACGGAGGAAGAAAGCAGCACGATCGTGATGATCAGGCCGAACATCACATTCAGGTGTGCGGTCTGGTTACCCCAGTCATCCGCCTTGAGGCCGTTTGCGCGCGACGTGAAGTACATCGCGAACAAGCCGGCAAAGAACATCAGCTCCTGGGCAAGAAACGCAATGGTGCCGACGCTGACAATGTTTGGTCGGTTCAGCGCCGATACGCGATCCTGCGGAGTCGCCATACTTTGGTTAGAAATTGCGGTCGTCACGGGTGTGATTATCCCCCGTCCGCACCGTAAAGTCACCTCGATTACCCCCGAATTTTTTCTGAAAGCAGGGCCACAACCTGCCCTTTCTGGTCGCGGCGGGTTCCCAGAAAACTTTTTCGTGTGGCCGGGAACTATTTGGCCCTCAGATACGACTGCTATCCACGCAGGTCAAACGGCAACCCTCCGCGCGGAACGCAGAACCTACGGCGCAACCCGTCCTTACCCAGCAGCCCGACCGTTCCCCCATTCTGACCGCAAAGTTCCCGAGTGTGTTTGACATCACATGGGCGTAGCCTCAACCACCTTTGGGGACCAACTTTCGGTTGACCCCCGGCGTCGGGCAATAAAAAATCCCCGCCGCAGCGGGGATTCTGTGTCCGCGAAGGCGTGCGGACACCGCTTGGTTTTAGTGCTTCTCGCGCGGGATGCCGTACTGCAGGTTGAGCTGCGTGGTCGTCCAGATCAGGAAGATCGCACCGAAGGCCACCAGCCAGAGCTGGTAGAAGGCGATACCCAGGCCGAGGAACAGCACGGCACCGGCCATTGCGAACGGCCAGATGGAGTGCGGGGAGAAGAAGCCGAGCACGCCAGCACCGTCCTCAATCTCCGCCTCTTCCCAGTCCTCCGGAACAACGTCCATGCGGCGCTCGGTGAAGTCGAGGTACACACCGAGCATGAAGGCCATCGCGGTGGCCAGCACCAGTGCCACAGCACCGATCCATTCAAGGCCGCCAGCCCAGGCATCCTCACCGATCCAGCTGGTGGCGATGATGTAGAACACCGCCATCATTGCGAGGAAGGTGCCGATAGCGTAGAAAACTCTTGCGCCAGTTCCCATTTCTCTGCACTCTCTTTCTAAACGTTCGCGTTCGGGTCGGTGAAGTTGTTGCCGTCGCGGGAACCGGTGCGGTCAGACACGAACGGGCGGGTGGAGGTTGCGTACGGAGCCTCACCGATCGCCTTGAGCGCCTCGGAGTTCGGGGCAGCCGGGTTGGCGGTGCGGAATGCGACGTACTCGCGGAACTTGTCCGGGGTCACTGCACGGACCTCGAAGTTCATCATGGAGTGGTAGGTACCGCACATCTCGGCGCAGCGGCCGACGAATGCGCCGGTCTTCTCAATCTTTTCGATCTGGAATGCGCGCTGCTGCTGGTTGTTCTCCGGGTGCGCGTATGCGTCACGCTTGAACAGAAACTCCGGAACCCAGAATGCGTGGTTCACGTCACCGGAAGCAAGGCGGAACTCAATCGCGGTATCGGTCGGCAGGACCAGCACCGGAACCTCTTCGGTGGTGCCAAGAGTCTCGATCTCGTTGAAGTTCAGGTAGGAAATGTCGCCGGCGGAGTAACCGTGAATCGGGTTCGCGTTGTGCATATCCTCCGGGTCGTACTTCGTGGCGTCTGCCAGAGCCTGACGCTCCTTGTCAGTGCCGTCGTAGTCCTGACCGTTCTCGGTGAACTGGCCACCGATCTCGGCGTAACCGAACTTCCAGTTCCACTGGTAGGCGGTGACATCCACGGTCACCTCAGGGTCCTTGTTCAACGCCGTCGTTCGGGTCTGCGCCTGGACGGTGAAGAAGAACAGCACCATGACGATGACAATAGGAACGAGGGTGAGGATGAGCTCCAGCGGCACGTTGTACTGCAGCTGCTTCGGGAACTCGTCCGCGCCCTGCTTCGTGCGCTTCTTGTTACCCCACGCGAAGATGGCGGTGAGGAACAGGCCCCACATGATGATGCCGATGATCCACGCTGCGACCCAGGTCCAGACCCAGAAGTTGTACATCTGGGCGCCTTCCGGAGTGACCGGGTCCGGCCAGCCCATGTCAAGGACGCGAGCGAGGCCGGCCGGGGGCGCTACCTCACAGCCAGCCAGGCCAAAGCCGCCCAGCAGGAGCGAACCCGCAACGCCAGCCTTCTTGGCAAAGCTGCGGTTCTTTTGCTTTTCCACGTGTGTCTGCCTTCCTGTCCACACTGATAACCACGAACGTTCATGAAAATCCCAGAACATTCCTACCCAGACAGAATAGTTGATCCGGTTTTCTTCGTTGGAATTCTCGCCCCAGTCCCCCGTGGCCTCGCGCGTGACAGCGATCTCACTGCCTACTCGACCTCTGTTTAGGCAGTCGACGCTGCGCAAAGCGTGCATAGCGGCACCGGTGTGATGCCTCCCGCCCGAAAGGTCTCGAAAACCTACACCGAAAGTTGGCCCCCGTTCGGGGCACGGCAAAAGATTGAGTGTCCGGTTCACCCCAAGTACTGCTGGATCTCTATTGTTTAGGGCAGCACGGAGCAAGCGTCGAAAAGCGTGTGCTCGAAGAATCACCGCGCCTTCTCATGCGGTGCAGAACGGTCCCGTTTCCAACTTGCACTGTATTAATAAGGGCGCGGGTGACTTAAGAGAGGTTGAGGTCAAAGCTATGTGTGGCCTGCTAGCAATGCTTACCGCCGCAGGGGGTGGCGCCCAGTATGTCGGCGCGGTGGAGGATGCCCTGAAGTGCATGTACCACCGCGGACCGGACGCAGCCGGCACCTGGCACGATGAGGACGCGGTGTTCGGCTTTAACCGGCTGGCAATCATCGACATCGAGCACTCGCACCAGCCGCTGCGTTGGGGTCCAGAGGATAACCCGGAGCGCTACGC
Above is a genomic segment from Corynebacterium sp. CNCTC7651 containing:
- a CDS encoding glycosyltransferase family 4 protein; the encoded protein is MTVLLVTNDFPPTVGGIQSYLRDYVDQFVRREGADAIVVFASTQDAQAAADWDAQQPYTIVRWPRRVMLPTPATTRRMAALIAEHNIDTVWFGAAAPLALMGAAAKRAGASRVVATTHGHEVGWSMLPGSRQALRAIGRSADTITYISEYTLGRLRPAFGDAPTYIALPSGVDVEYFRPAHPGAIRATREQLGVGEAPLIVCASRLVARKGQDQLIRALPEVRRHAPGTQLVIVGSGPYRKRLERLADGVEGVTFTGAVERDVLRDIVAAADVFAMPARTRGGGLDVEGLGIVYLEAQACEVPVVAGDSGGAPETVTKDTGIVVGGRDTGGLVAALGTLLDDVSLRRRMGTAGRRHVARAYSWDVLGDRLWDLLAGDLGQSG
- a CDS encoding C40 family peptidase, giving the protein MGKHRKSSRTKQCIAAISAAGVWLTLLPQPALADDVDDMIAQMEQISHDAAAKVEELKGLEDEIAEAQKRVAELTAQADIARGDADRASGARAGFQHNVNGIAQSRYRNTYSELLLNTLDAGSPQAAIDRAAYLGALSRNAERTILGLNAASRDAVERSDAVARAVGEAEAKRAELDAKRAKLEREREELDEQVRLIEARVNALNPESFDRWVNKDNPVDVSGMILPAAGSGVVSAAMAQLGKPYGWGATGPNAFDCSGLMVWAYAQNGKGIPRTSQAQLAGGMPVPLSQLQPGDIIGYYPGTTHVGMYIGDGMIVHASDYGIPIQVVPYNSMPITGAVRY
- a CDS encoding C40 family peptidase; amino-acid sequence: MAKHRRQETSTVTRTVAAASAVVAGATLLAPSAQAAEVRIPNTPIAAEIPGIENVPGIAAIPGIDQWIPSLAGQSSNVDVRAAVDAAKALPGVANLPTFNAFLDNVQAQHAPVAAAQQYSAPVVAPAPQISTGQRIVEIARTKIGAPYVYGAAGPSAFDCSGFTSWVYAQAGISIPRTSSAQAAAGTRVPLDQIQPGDIVAYYGGASHVGIYIGDGMIIDALNSGTPVGIRPLHMMPIHSVVRF
- a CDS encoding cytochrome bc complex cytochrome b subunit — its product is MSTKQAKAADNVDSRYTVAGFLRPQLNKVFPSHWSFMLGEMALYSFIILLLTGIYLALFFDPSITKVIYDGAYLPLNGVEMSRAYATALDLSFDVRGGLFVRQMHHWAALMFMMSMFAHMMRIFFTGAFRRPREANWVIGVTLVLLGMIEGFMGYSLPDDLLSGVGLRIMSAIILSVPIIGTWIHWALFGGDFPSDLMLDRFYILHVLILPGIILALIAAHLLLVWFQKHTQFPGPGRTENNVVGIRILPVFAVKAVGFMMIVFGVLAGMAGLTSINAIWNLGPYNPSQVSAGSQPDVYMLWTDGAARVMPAWELYLGNYTIPGAFWVALMALVMVILLISYPFIEKAVTGDDAHHNLLQRPRDVPVRTGIGVMGITFFLLLTISGGNDHVAHFFEISLNAMTWFGRIGLIVLPPLAYFITYRLCIGLQRSDREVLEHGIETGIIKKLPNGAFVEIHQPLGPVDEHGHPIPLEYGGGRVPKQMNQLGFADSETIGTFSPAELGVTERVRDLQKQYHHEEVETLRQLEQRKHLTDRDATVTDSASH
- a CDS encoding ubiquinol-cytochrome c reductase iron-sulfur subunit; its protein translation is MSDVKKNYTTEELDRMSNAELAALGTELDDVTVAYRKERYPVEGDPREKAAAAGINVWLAISIISALAFLGVYLFWPWQPKFHGEEGLWTYTMYTPLLGLTSALSFASLGIAMIQYVKKFIPEEISVQRRHDGRSSELDRRTTTALLNDAWETSTLGRRKAMKGLLGTAGVLAGLMVIAPLGGLIKNPWAKRHPLGYNGDGTLWTHGWTLAEQNVKIYLGRDTGAIAEKHSGVAGDHYTTAGVSRLVRMRPEDLAAASMETIFPLYEEDVNDGNLYDPNRDVYENHMHSIHGPRNAVMLIRLRSQDARKVTERKGQEDFHYGDYYAYSKICTHIGCPTSLYEAQTNRILCPCHQSQFDALQYGKPIFGPAARALPQLPIEIDDEGYLIAKGNFIEPVGPAFWERKS
- a CDS encoding cytochrome c, whose product is MEKTPHKARSRRKTQRTFAGAAALALGLTGTGFLATALAPNAQLATAARDEQAMIQEGKDLYDVACITCHGANLQGVADRGPSLIGTGEGAVYFQVNSGRMPMMSNDAQAERKRPRYTENQALALAAYVAANGGGPELIYNPDGSLAMEELRGKNYDGNIQPADVARGGELFRLNCASCHSFTGRGGALSSGKYAPELDPANEQEIYQAMLTGPQNMPKFSDRQLSTDEKRDIIAFIKSSKETPSPGGWGLGGLGPVSEGMAMWMIGVTLVAAAAIWIGSRS
- a CDS encoding heme-copper oxidase subunit III; translated protein: MTTAISNQSMATPQDRVSALNRPNIVSVGTIAFLAQELMFFAGLFAMYFTSRANGLKADDWGNQTAHLNVMFGLIITIVLLSSSVTSQLGVFAAERGDVYGLRKWFGVTILLGVIFLGLVAFEWSEMIHHGVTIQSSVYGSVFYIITGFHMAHVTAGILAFIVVMLRVAKSKFTPAQATAAMATSYYWHFVDVIWVGVFITLYIVQ
- a CDS encoding cytochrome c oxidase subunit 4, giving the protein MGTGARVFYAIGTFLAMMAVFYIIATSWIGEDAWAGGLEWIGAVALVLATAMAFMLGVYLDFTERRMDVVPEDWEEAEIEDGAGVLGFFSPHSIWPFAMAGAVLFLGLGIAFYQLWLVAFGAIFLIWTTTQLNLQYGIPREKH
- a CDS encoding cytochrome c oxidase subunit II → MEKQKNRSFAKKAGVAGSLLLGGFGLAGCEVAPPAGLARVLDMGWPDPVTPEGAQMYNFWVWTWVAAWIIGIIMWGLFLTAIFAWGNKKRTKQGADEFPKQLQYNVPLELILTLVPIVIVMVLFFFTVQAQTRTTALNKDPEVTVDVTAYQWNWKFGYAEIGGQFTENGQDYDGTDKERQALADATKYDPEDMHNANPIHGYSAGDISYLNFNEIETLGTTEEVPVLVLPTDTAIEFRLASGDVNHAFWVPEFLFKRDAYAHPENNQQQRAFQIEKIEKTGAFVGRCAEMCGTYHSMMNFEVRAVTPDKFREYVAFRTANPAAPNSEALKAIGEAPYATSTRPFVSDRTGSRDGNNFTDPNANV